Proteins from one Toxotes jaculatrix isolate fToxJac2 chromosome 13, fToxJac2.pri, whole genome shotgun sequence genomic window:
- the LOC121192033 gene encoding histone-lysine N-methyltransferase SETDB1-B-like has translation MEGGEMEMTKEELQKWIRDRVKKSELVSPDVLEKCNLLQSLLERREKQAAHLLRLCESVALCEATVRKQYSLLGWEYRDTDSDDDDDNVTGCGHTPESPCESVHSETQVCHSSATKGLTPLLPKLQDGGNPKRLNGNKSSLTLREPLVILTRLPECTIRALCPPAPLKHYSVDDFSSNSDSDIQWESGENPRDSDDFISGFKAGSNKRRKIFQMPNEKLAKSHSENQASTNTYIKRSATKTTTPQAAAETSALRANRNTDTRSYATKTSTLPANTKGVTPVCIASALYQSSDKAIKTAPSLPQQQIRVNMNVLAKRSAMKWQRGKIMEIITKEDGRLKYKILFEEKGKSLVSGHHIAFDCMPKVEQLFVGARVVVKCQADKPHFCPGIIAELPSRTNHLRFLIFIDDHTPIYVGLPFFHLVCRPLTDPLDDIPDITHKNFMKEYLDSWPDPPQTQYKVGQLIDAEFDGVQQRCEVQVVDSSLIQVVFQKDQHKEWVYRGSMRLEHMSNLRESKS, from the exons ATGGAGGGGGGTGAGATGGagatgaccaaagaggagctcCAAAAGTGGATCAGGGATAGGGTAAAGAAGAGTGAGCTGGTCTCCCCAGATGTGCTGGAGAAATGCAATCTGCTGCAGTCGCTGctggaaaggagggaaaaacaggCTGCCCACCTCCTGAGGCTCTGCGA ATCTGTGGCATTATGTGAAGCGACTGTGAGGAAACAATACTCTTTGCTGGGATGGGagtacagagacacagattctgatgatgatgatgataatgtcaCTGGATGTG GACATACACCTGAATCCCCATGTGAGTCTGTTCACTCTGAGACTCAAGTCTGCCATTCTTCAGCTACTAAAGGACTTACTCCTCTGTTACCAAAGCTGCAGGACGGTGGGAATCCGAAAAGACTTAATGGCAATAAAAGCTCTCTTACTCTAAGGGAACCACTGGTGATCTTGACCAGACTGCCTGAATGTACGATCAGAGCTCTATGTccaccagcacctctgaagcaCTACAGTGTAGATGACTTCTCAAGCAATTCAGATTCTGATATACAGTGGGAATCAGGAGAGAACCCACGTGATTCTGATGATTTCATCTCAGGTTTTAAGGCTGGGTCAAATAAGAggagaaaaatatttcaaatgccGAATGAAAAGCTTGCCAAGAGTCATTCAGAAAACCAAGCCAGCACAAATACTTACATCAAGAGAagtgcaacaaaaacaacaacaccccAAGCTGCCGCTGAAACATCAGCACTGAGAGCTAACAGAAATACCGACACTAGAAGCTACGCAACGAAAACATCAACACTGCCAGCAAACACCAAAG GAGTAACCCCTGTGTGCATAGCATCAGCTCTTTACCAGTCCTCTGACAAAGCCATCAAGACCGCTCCTAGCTTGCCACAACAGCAGATCCGTGTGAACATGAATGTCCTGGCCAAGAGGAGTGCCATGAAGTGGCAACGGGGGAAAATCATGGAAATAATAACAAAGG AAGATGGCAGGCTGAAATACAAGATTCTTTTTGAAGAGAAGGGGAAGAGCCTTGTGTCAGGTCACCATATTGCTTTTGACTGCATGCCAAAGGtggagcagctgtttgttggtGCTCGTGTGGTGGTCAAATGTCAAGCTGACAAGCCCCACTTCTGCCCTGGTATCATAGCAGAGCTCCCCAGCAGGACAAACCACTTGAg GTTCCTGATCTTTATTGATGATCACACACCGATCTATGTTGGCTTACCCTTTTTCCACCTGGTGTGCAGACCAT tgacagaccCTTTAGATGATATTCCAGACATTACCCACAAAAATTTCATGAAGGAGTATTTGGACAGCTGGCCTGACCCCCCTCAGACCCAGTACAAGGTCGGGCAATTAATTGATGCAGAATTTGACGGAGTCCAGCAGAGGTGTGAGGTGCAGGTGGTCGACAGCAGCTTGATACAGGTTGTTTTTCAG AAAGATCAACATAAGGAGTGGGTTTACCGAGGCTCCATGCGCTTGGAACACATGAGTAATCTGCGGGAGTCAAAATCTTGA
- the cers2a gene encoding ceramide synthase 2a has translation MSWLSEMIWADWIWFPEGHGWADLKDHDGKFYPKTQDLWATIPIALCFLVIRQIFERTVAIPLASLLGVSDKQRVRAPPNPALESYFCSTSKHPTQSSIESLSKQTGCSVRQVQRWFRRRRNQDRPSKLKKFREASWRFTFYLLAFFAGLAVLIDKPWFYDMKQMWDGFPKMPLLPSQYWYYMIELGFYVSLLFSVASDVKRKDFKEQIIHHVATIVLISFSWLVNYIRAGTLIMLVHDAADYLMESAKMFNYAGWRKTCNFIFTVFAAVFIITRLVILPFWIIHTTWVYPLTLYPPFFGFYFFNGLMFVLQILHIFWAALILRMVVKFLPGNHIVEDERSDKEETESEDEDDECKWKEKSKNGHMQNGHTPLNNNHRKRY, from the exons ATGTCTTGGCTGAGTGAGATGATATGGGCGGACTGGATTTGGTTTCCTGAAGGCCACGGCTGGGCTGACCTGAAGGACCACGATGGCAAATTCTACCCTAAAACACAGGACCTCTGGGCTACCATCCCCATCGCTCTCTGCTTCCTGGTCATCAGACAGATATTCGAGAG GACCGTAGCGATTCCTCTGGCCTCCCTGTTGGGAGTGAGTGACAAGCAGCGTGTTCGTGCTCCTCCAAATCCCGCCCTGGAATCCTATTTCTGCAGCACATCAAAGCATCCCACACAG AGCTCCATAGAGAGTTTAAGTAAACAGACGGGCTGTTCAGTGCGACAGGTCCAGAGGTGGTTCAGGAGGCGGAGAAACCAGGACCGGCCCAGCAAGCTCAAGAAGTTTCGGGAAGCAAG TTGGAGATTTACCTTTTACCTTCTTGCTTTCTTTGCTGGCCTGGCAGTTCTAATTGAT AAACCATGGTTCTATGATATGAAGCAGATGTGGGATGGCTTCCCGAAAATG CCACTGTTGCCCTCTCAGTACTGGTACTACATGATCGAACTAGGCTTCTATGTCTCACTGCTTTTTAGCGTAGCATCGGATGTCAAACGAAAG GATTTCAAAGAGCAGATAATCCACCATGTAGCCACCATCGTCCTTATCAGTTTCTCCTGGCTGGTCAACTACATCCGGGCAGGGACTTTGATTATGTTAGTGCATGATGCCGCCGACTATCTAATGGAG TCAGCCAAAATGTTCAACTATGCAGGTTGGAGGAAAACCTGCAACTTCATCTTCACTGTGTTTGCTGCCGTTTTCATCATCACCCGCCTTGTTATCCTCCCTTTCTG GATCATACATACGACATGGGTGTACCCCCTGACCCTCTACCCCCCCTTCTTCGGCTTCTACTTCTTCAATGGGCTGATGTTTGTGCTGCAGATTCTGCATATCTTCTGGGCTGCACTTATCTTGCGAATGGTCGTCAAATTCCTGCCAGGAAAT CACATTGTTGAGGATGAGCGGAGCGATAAGGaggagacagagtcagaggatGAAGACGACGAATGCAAGTGGAaggaaaaatctaaaaatggcCACATGCAGAACGGCCACACTCCCCtaaacaacaaccacagaaagAGGTACTGA
- the celf3a gene encoding CUGBP Elav-like family member 3 isoform X2, with translation MKEPDAIKLFIGQIPRNLEEKDLKPIFEQFGKIYELTVIKDKYTGMHKGCAFLTYCARESALKAQNALHEQKTLPGMNRPIQVKPADSESRGDRKLFVGMLGKQQTDTDVRKMFEPFGSIEECTVLRGPDGTSKGCAFVKFQSNAEAQAAINALHGSRTLPGASSSLVVKFADSEKERGLRRMQQVASQLGVISPMTLHLGAYNAYTQALMQQQALVAQSAYLSPVATVAAVQMQQLAALNPSSIIATPIASITPSSGTSTPPSIAATPVPALPPPIAVNSYPSVPAPPNGQSATETLYTNGVHAYQAQSPVLDPLQQAYTGMQHYTATYPAAYGLVGQPFPHQPTLVAQQPQQPQQLQQREGPEGCNIFIYHLPQEFTDSEILQMFLPFGNVISAKVFVDRATNQSKCFGFVSFDNPSSAQTAIQAMNGFQIGMKRLKVQLKRPKDANRPY, from the exons ATGAAGGAGCCTGACGCAATCAAGCTCTTCATCGGGCAGATACCCCGAAACCTGGAGGAGAAGGACCTGAAGCCCATCTTCGAGCAGTTTGGCAAGATCTATGAGTTGACAGTGATAAAGGACAAATATACAGGGATGCACAAAG GATGTGCCTTCCTGACATACTGTGCACGCGAGTCCGCCCTCAAAGCCCAGAATGCACTGCACGAGCAGAAGACACTACCAGGG ATGAACCGCCCAATCCAAGTGAAGCCGGCGGACAGCGAGAGCAGAGGGG ACAGGAAGCTGTTTGTGGGTATGCTGGGGAAACAGCAGACGGACACTGATGTGAGAAAGATGTTCGAGCCATTTGGCAGCATAGAGGAGTGCACGGTGCTCCGTGGGCCTGACGGTACCAGCAAAG GGTGTGCATTTGTAAAGTTCCAGAGCAACGCAGAGGCCCAGGCCGCCATCAACGCTCTGCATGGGAGTCGTACTTTACCT GGCGCCTCATCCAGCCTGGTGGTTAAGTTTGCCGATtcggagaaggagagagggctCAGGAGGATGCAGCAGGTGGCCTCTCAGCTGGGCGTCATCAGCCCCATGACCCTGCACCTTGGGGCATACAACGCCTACACACAGGCt tTGATGCAGCAGCAGGCCCTGGTGGCGCAGTCGGCCTACCTCTCTCCTGTTGCCACGGTGGCGGCGGTTCAGATGCAGCAGCTCGCCGCCCTCAACCCCAGCAGCATCATTGCCACGCCGATCGCATCCATCACCCCATCCTCAG GTACCAGCACTCCACCCTCCATCGCAGCCACACCTGttcctgctctgcctccaccAATTGCAGTGAACAGCTACCCCTCTGTGCCAGCTCCACCCAACGGCCAGTCAGCCACTGAAACCCTGTACACCAACGGGGTTCATGCCTATCAAG CTCAGAGTCCTGTCCTGGACCCCCTACAGCAAGCTTATACAGGCATGCAGCACTATACAG CCACCTACCCTGCTGCCTACGGCCTGGTGGGACAGCCGTTCCCCCACCAGCCCACACTGGTGGCTCAGCAGccgcagcagccacagcagctgcagcaacgGGAAG GTCCCGAGGGCTGTAACATCTTCATCTACCACCTGCCACAGGAGTTCACCGACTCAGAGATACTGCAGATGTTCCTGCCCTTTGGAAACGTCATCTCTGCAAAGGTGTTTGTTGACCGCGCCACCAACCAGAGCAAATGCTTCG GTTTTGTGAGTTTTGACAACCCGTCCAGCGCCCAGACTGCCATCCAGGCCATGAACGGCTTCCAGATCGGCATGAAGAGACTGAAGGTGCAGCTGAAGAGGCCTAAGGATGCCAACAGGCCTTACTGA
- the celf3a gene encoding CUGBP Elav-like family member 3 isoform X1, with protein MKEPDAIKLFIGQIPRNLEEKDLKPIFEQFGKIYELTVIKDKYTGMHKGCAFLTYCARESALKAQNALHEQKTLPGMNRPIQVKPADSESRGEDRKLFVGMLGKQQTDTDVRKMFEPFGSIEECTVLRGPDGTSKGCAFVKFQSNAEAQAAINALHGSRTLPGASSSLVVKFADSEKERGLRRMQQVASQLGVISPMTLHLGAYNAYTQALMQQQALVAQSAYLSPVATVAAVQMQQLAALNPSSIIATPIASITPSSGTSTPPSIAATPVPALPPPIAVNSYPSVPAPPNGQSATETLYTNGVHAYQAQSPVLDPLQQAYTGMQHYTATYPAAYGLVGQPFPHQPTLVAQQPQQPQQLQQREGPEGCNIFIYHLPQEFTDSEILQMFLPFGNVISAKVFVDRATNQSKCFGFVSFDNPSSAQTAIQAMNGFQIGMKRLKVQLKRPKDANRPY; from the exons ATGAAGGAGCCTGACGCAATCAAGCTCTTCATCGGGCAGATACCCCGAAACCTGGAGGAGAAGGACCTGAAGCCCATCTTCGAGCAGTTTGGCAAGATCTATGAGTTGACAGTGATAAAGGACAAATATACAGGGATGCACAAAG GATGTGCCTTCCTGACATACTGTGCACGCGAGTCCGCCCTCAAAGCCCAGAATGCACTGCACGAGCAGAAGACACTACCAGGG ATGAACCGCCCAATCCAAGTGAAGCCGGCGGACAGCGAGAGCAGAGGGG AAGACAGGAAGCTGTTTGTGGGTATGCTGGGGAAACAGCAGACGGACACTGATGTGAGAAAGATGTTCGAGCCATTTGGCAGCATAGAGGAGTGCACGGTGCTCCGTGGGCCTGACGGTACCAGCAAAG GGTGTGCATTTGTAAAGTTCCAGAGCAACGCAGAGGCCCAGGCCGCCATCAACGCTCTGCATGGGAGTCGTACTTTACCT GGCGCCTCATCCAGCCTGGTGGTTAAGTTTGCCGATtcggagaaggagagagggctCAGGAGGATGCAGCAGGTGGCCTCTCAGCTGGGCGTCATCAGCCCCATGACCCTGCACCTTGGGGCATACAACGCCTACACACAGGCt tTGATGCAGCAGCAGGCCCTGGTGGCGCAGTCGGCCTACCTCTCTCCTGTTGCCACGGTGGCGGCGGTTCAGATGCAGCAGCTCGCCGCCCTCAACCCCAGCAGCATCATTGCCACGCCGATCGCATCCATCACCCCATCCTCAG GTACCAGCACTCCACCCTCCATCGCAGCCACACCTGttcctgctctgcctccaccAATTGCAGTGAACAGCTACCCCTCTGTGCCAGCTCCACCCAACGGCCAGTCAGCCACTGAAACCCTGTACACCAACGGGGTTCATGCCTATCAAG CTCAGAGTCCTGTCCTGGACCCCCTACAGCAAGCTTATACAGGCATGCAGCACTATACAG CCACCTACCCTGCTGCCTACGGCCTGGTGGGACAGCCGTTCCCCCACCAGCCCACACTGGTGGCTCAGCAGccgcagcagccacagcagctgcagcaacgGGAAG GTCCCGAGGGCTGTAACATCTTCATCTACCACCTGCCACAGGAGTTCACCGACTCAGAGATACTGCAGATGTTCCTGCCCTTTGGAAACGTCATCTCTGCAAAGGTGTTTGTTGACCGCGCCACCAACCAGAGCAAATGCTTCG GTTTTGTGAGTTTTGACAACCCGTCCAGCGCCCAGACTGCCATCCAGGCCATGAACGGCTTCCAGATCGGCATGAAGAGACTGAAGGTGCAGCTGAAGAGGCCTAAGGATGCCAACAGGCCTTACTGA